The genomic segment GCCATCGACCAGTCGGCTACCCGATTCCAGCGTGGAAATACGCAACAGTGCGTTGAATGACGACAGCAGATCGTCGCACTCTTCAATAATACCGTCGAGCTGGGTCGCATCCTGCCCGTCTAACCGACCCTCCAACTGACTCAGATTATTACGCATCCGCGTCAGCGGGGTACGCAGGTCGTGAGCGATGTTGTCAGATACACGGCGAACACCCTGCATTAATGAATCCATCTGCTCCAGCATCTGATTCATTACTTCAGCCAGCGCTCTGACGTAGCCTTTTTCACCCTCCACCTGTAAGCGCCGCTCCGCACCACCTCTCACAATACGCGAGATATCCCTGTTGAGCAGCTCAACCCGGTTCAGTGCCCGTGCCGCACTAAAAAAACCACCAGTGATGCCGAGCACCAGCATCACGCTCATTACCAGGATCAACGTCCGAAAGACCAGCTTGCCCTGCTCAACAATATCGTCGTAACCGCGGGCAACAATGGCGGAATACCCATCACCAAGACCCCGCGGGTGAGCAAGAAACTCCACGTCCACAGATTCGCCCCAATTTTGCAAAGCCATCTCAAAACCCAGCCAGCCGTCGTCAAACTCCCGATATCGGGGAGACTGGGGTAAATCTCCAAGCACCTTCTCTCCCCCATTGTCCGTAATCAAATAGTAGAAACGATTGACTGAGGGAGAACTGAGTTGATCCTCTATATATTGCTGTACGCCTGGCATCTGCTGGCCACTGTAGACCAGCTGCAGTGTTTCGAGCTCATCGAGTACGCTTTCACCGAGCTCCCTGAACGAGGAGTAACTAAAATAGATGTAGAGGGCCACGACGAGCATGAAGACGGTGGCGCTGAGCACGGTTACATATTTCACAATGTAACGAAACGTCAGGCTGTTAACGACATCTTTTATCTGCACGGCAGCGCGCTCAAGTGTCCAGTTGCGGCCCCAGCCTGTAGCCGGCGCCCCTCACAGTATTGAGCAGAGGGAATTCAAAGTCTTTGTCTATCTTCTGACGCAGCCTTGAGACATGGACATCGATAACATTTGTCTGCGGATCGAAATGATAACCCCATACGTGCTCCAGCAGCATCGCCCGGGTGACAACCTGGCCCGCATGACGCATTAGGTACTCCAGTAGTTTGTACTCTCGCGGCTGCAGAGTAATCGCAACCTTTTCACGCTGCACATGCTGCTTGAGTAAATCCATGGAGAGACCCTCCACCTCCAACACGGTCTGCAACTCAGCTTCCGGCACTACTCGACGCACCAACACGTCGAGTCGGGCCAATAGCTCAGCCATAGCAAAAGGCTTAACAAGGTAATCATCAGCGCCACCGTGCAGACCCTGCACCCGGTCATCAACGTCGCCCAGTGCGCTCAGCATAAGTGCCGGAGTAGTATCGCCGTCAGCACGTAGCGTATTAATCAGCGTGATGCCGTCCATCCTGGGCATCATACGATCCACGACCATAACGTCGTAGGTGCCATCAGCCGCGGCCGCCCTGCCCTCTACCCCGTCTGGAGCGTGATTGCAGTTGTGCCCCGCGGCCGTCAGTTCGTTGACGATGAACTCCGCCACTTGTTTATCGTCTTCCACGAGAAGAATATTCATGCAAAATCCCACCTTGATCTGCAATGTAGCACGGGGTGAAAGTCGCACTCAATTTACAATTCGTTAAGGTAGCAAACCATCCTGTTTCGAACTTTAGTGCTAGAATCGCTGCATGCCAGCCCCGGACA from the Candidatus Marimicrobium litorale genome contains:
- a CDS encoding response regulator transcription factor gives rise to the protein MNILLVEDDKQVAEFIVNELTAAGHNCNHAPDGVEGRAAAADGTYDVMVVDRMMPRMDGITLINTLRADGDTTPALMLSALGDVDDRVQGLHGGADDYLVKPFAMAELLARLDVLVRRVVPEAELQTVLEVEGLSMDLLKQHVQREKVAITLQPREYKLLEYLMRHAGQVVTRAMLLEHVWGYHFDPQTNVIDVHVSRLRQKIDKDFEFPLLNTVRGAGYRLGPQLDT
- a CDS encoding sensor histidine kinase — translated: MQIKDVVNSLTFRYIVKYVTVLSATVFMLVVALYIYFSYSSFRELGESVLDELETLQLVYSGQQMPGVQQYIEDQLSSPSVNRFYYLITDNGGEKVLGDLPQSPRYREFDDGWLGFEMALQNWGESVDVEFLAHPRGLGDGYSAIVARGYDDIVEQGKLVFRTLILVMSVMLVLGITGGFFSAARALNRVELLNRDISRIVRGGAERRLQVEGEKGYVRALAEVMNQMLEQMDSLMQGVRRVSDNIAHDLRTPLTRMRNNLSQLEGRLDGQDATQLDGIIEECDDLLSSFNALLRISTLESGSRLVDGSNVELRALLRDAVELYEPLALERNIDLTLDAPQPGLCKGEADLLVQMFANVLDNAIKYTPSGGDIRVQLRVGTAGSAGHGVVISDSGPGIPVVERKNVFRRFYRVESSRTELPGHGLGLSLVQAIAQYHFGSVELGSANPGLQVRIKLPAVAG